From the genome of Nicotiana tabacum cultivar K326 chromosome 17, ASM71507v2, whole genome shotgun sequence:
ttttttaaaaaaaatcatatatatatatatatttgaattctATTTATCTAATATTTTGAGATACAAAATTATTAATACTAATTTTTTATAATCGATCtctcctaaaaatattttggacaATATTATAATAGTttttaactcttttattttagttttgaaCAACTTGATTCATATTTTTCGTGGCATATTTAAATTctaataaatgaataaaagataATATATAACTATGAAGtaagaataaaatgagatgatAATAACACTTGAAATTTATAATAATAGAGTTtaattcaagaaaaatgatgacttGATTTCAAGATATCTTTTTGCTCCTTCAATAACACAAAATGCTTGAAACttcagaaaaaaataaaaaagaatgcaCGATATATGATATCAATAGTACTTTTAAGCTATGGGTTTTCGAATAATACTACTCCTACTAAGTTATCAGACTTAAACCCGAAAAAAGCAAGAAAGGGAATATATAAGAGTATAAAGTCATgcgagcgattaactcttggacaaaccaaaaaagaaaatgaatagtGTAAAACTATGATTTAGTACTACATATTTTCTGATAAAAAATGGGTAAAAAGTGGAATATAATAATTTCACTTGTTAGATTTTTTGTTCATACAAAAAAAGGTTTGAAAGAAATTCACATTTATAAAAAGTATTACACTCACTTCAATTAGTtacacatctattctttccttttataaaaaaaatctaattttcaagATAAAAACTACTCATTATTTTCCTAAAACAACCTATAAACCTATTTTGATATTAAAAAAATAGGCCCTCCAAATTTGGGGACCTCAAGCATTTGCTTTAGACGCTCTACCCTATAGCTGGCCCTAGAGGTTAAGTGCAGTTTGCCTGCACAAGCAAAGTGAGCCTTAGTTTAAGATGCATTTCCAATCCACTCCTGAGTTAGTCGCCGTGTCCATGTGCATGTGTGTGGGGAATATGCTTTGCAATCTTGTCTAACAAGTGACTTAGAAAAGTTGAGGGCACATGGAAGGTAGATGCTTAACTTATCGTATTAAACAGAATCCAGAAAAGTGTATCCATAAATATCCAGAGAGGGTCACATAACCACACAGATCACCATTAAAATACATCATAATATTACAAttacaaataagaaaaaaagtgTTGAAAAAAGGGAAAGGCCAACGAGAAGTCACTCAAAATTCCACGCTAAAGTAATGATACAACTGCAAGGCACTTTGTGCTTGCCTCTAGGTCATGTTAGATTCCAGCAAACATGGTACGATGGGGCAACAACAAAAGTAgaaaaccaaagaaaatattATCCAAATCAAGGCCCTACAAGGGGGAACACAAAGGCTCCTCCTTTGTACTGGAAGTTGATCATCATCTTATCCTTGAAAGATAGCCTCTATTCAAAAGCACGCAAGTAAATAGTGGTGGAGTAATGGCCCTTGAGTTTCTGTTGATGGTGCTGGTCACTGGTCACAGAATTAAATCCAAAGGCATATATGCACCAAACACATGCCTTTGGCATTCCCCTGCCAACCCTGCACATGCTCCTGTCCCCCCATATCTATACCATCCTTCCTTTATTCCTTTCTACTTTCTCCTCTAAATATTCTttcacttctcttcctcctgtcTATACATTAACCAACTCAATATCTTTACAATCACCAAATCATATCACTTGACACCTTTAAATTCATCACCCAAatagaaaaaaagggaaatattGTTAGACAATAATCAACTAGGCTTCTTAACAACTTTTTTGTCTACTTTAAAAAAACTATGGCTTAGTGGAGTACTTAATAAATTAGATATGATTAGTTAATTATAGAGCCGGAGGTCGTTGAGTTGCCAATGCCACGCATTTGACATGTCGTGGGCAGGTGGTTAGGTGGTCGTTGGTAAGGCCGGCCGCCTGCATGAAGGAGTGTATAACGGTTGGGCCGACGTAGCGGAAGCCTCTTTTCACCATGTCTTTGCTTATGGTTTCTGATTTTGAAGTCTTCACTGGGATTTTGTTGCATGCCTTGTACTGTGTTGCAATGGGCTTGTTGTTTACAAATCCCCACAGATACTTGTCGAACGATCCAAATACCTTCTTTATCTGAAATACATTCAAGAAATTGATCCCCACATTTAAAAATTTGCAAGACTAAAAATGTCCAAATTTTATTTAAGAATCACAGGAATGTAACAGTTATGAGAAGTCTACTGTATTTCTTAAGCATAAACACTTATTTAAGTTAGCTAATCTTACTTTCTTGGGGTTGTCAGGCCAGGTATGCAATACTTATTCCATATGGCCCATGTGGTTATGTTATTTAAGAGGTGTTAGCTACATCCATGATTGGCTCAAGCAGATTAAATAATTTAACACTTTCCCATCTGTACTTCCCATTGGCCATTAGGGTATCATAATGTTGGGAAGGATTGAAAAACATTGAAATAGAAAAGACAGTTGAAAAGTTTAATTAGTGGTTAAAATTCTTTTATAGAGCTCATATTGTATGATTACCTCTAAAATTCTGTTAGAGTTGTCGACAGCTCCTCGGACTTGGCTAAGCTCTATACCATATTCTGCACTTGTTGAAGTTATCTTCTTTTCATTGTACTTTGAAACAATTTCTGGATCAAATCCTGAAAAGGCATCCCTGGAGGAAAGTAGAATGCAAAATACAGCTAAGGCCTccgagtttttctttcaaaatgttcatCAAGAATCAGTTAAACCAGAAAAACCTACCTGAAATCTTGCCTTCTTTTTAACACTGAAGTCCAGTCCGATCCAACTTGTGCACCAGTTAACACCAGCAACTCAAAGTGCAGACTGTGTATATACAACAAGGAAATTAATATAAGTATGAAGCGTACAAACGAAGGGAAGCCtcggagcaacggtaaagttgttcACGGGTTCGGCCGTGTAATCAGCCAATCAGCCACTGATGCTTACATCGGGATAGTCTCCCTACATCACACCCCTCGAAAGGTGGCCCTTCCCCAACCTTGTATAAACATGAGATACTTTGTGCACCGCGCGCCCTTTTTATGAAGCTGACAAATATGAACAATGCACAAAAAACAGGGGAAAAGAGATGCTTACTTATCATCATGGACAGGAACTCCCCATTCGTCATCATGGTATGCAACATAGAGCGGGTCTGGAAACacaacaaaacaccaaaaactTTAGTCCTATTTATCCACTTACACTAATTTGTGTCTCATTTTGTGTTTGAAGATACTTTTAATTACCAGAATTAGGCGTGATAAAACTGCATCTTTTTTCCTCTCGAGGACTGGGGTTAGCTGCTGAAGGAGaggaataatcaaaagaagatACTTTTCCTTCATATTTGGCTGATTTTGTTCTTCCATAATGggcaattttcatttttctttgcaCTTGCGCAGTTGCAACTTGTTCCCTTCTTGCTGCTGCTATGCTTCCTGGAGCCTCGATTATCAACGAGGACGAATATTTCAACGAAGAATTCTCCACAGAAGAGGGTAAAGTTATTCCCCAACTGCTTTTCTTAGGCTTCTTCAATAAAGTTGTTGTTTTATTAGCAGTGCCTTTGGGACTCAAAACTTTCTCACCACTTGAACTCAAGACATTAGGATCAATATTCCCTCTTTTGGTAGCTGGTTGTCTAGGCGATTTCAATTTAGGAGAGACCGGTGGAGTTGTTACTGAAATCTTGACTTTAGTATTGCCATTTGTAGCAGGAGGAGCATTATTAGTTCGCTGTAATACAACAGCAGAAGTTGTTTTTGGAGGTGTCTTTTTAAGTGAGTTGCGGTGTTCAAAAAGAGGAACTATGTTGCTATTTGGTTGAAGAACAGGGCGACCATTGATTTGTGAGATGGTTTGTGGGCTGCCCTGCAGTTTAGTTTTGGAGGAACACATCTTTTATGGCTAGCTGTACTTCTCTTGTGAAGAGAGAACAAAAGGAAGAAGAATAAACGAGGCAAAATGAGAAGAGGGTTGAGGCTTTTTCTTGGTATTGAGAAGGTGTTGATCAAGCTCTAATTAAGGGACTTGAGGATTGAGAGAATTTGAGGGAAGAATGTGGGCGGATTTTATAGAGAAAATAATAAAGCAAGGGGGTTGGGGCCTTTGTGGGGGGACGTAGGGAAAAGGGTATAAGGGGGAAGTTATGAATTTGGAACATGGAGAGGTTGGGGTCTGCCATACATAAGACCTCTTTTCTTGTGAGGTTGGCACTTTCTTGTGTTTAAAGTGACCACGAGGATGACAGTGACCCAATCCTTACTCTCATCAACATCTAGCTTGGTTTAAAATCGAACCGTAATCGATAACCGGATTATAAAATTGGCTTATTGGCTTATTAGTATCGAATTATCAGATTAATGATTGATGAACAGATTGAAATTTCATAATTAACGGTTTATCAGTTTGGAGGAGAtaactcaattttcttatcggataaaccgttaacccgttaagaattattatatttatattttacccacatatatataaatctattaaaagttattatatttatatttttacctCTATGTATATAAACTTTTCCCTTCTTATTTTGATAAACCGTGAATGTTAGTGTTATAGCCTTTCCCTTCTTATTTTGATACAATTGTTTATGTTCAATACTTTAAGAGTCTTGCAATTGTTCAAGCAATTGTTTATGTTCATTGTTTGGCCTTTCCCTTTCGTGAATTTGGAACatgtactttatttttattatttatttgatttagcAGATAAATTACCCGATAACCACTACTCTGACTAATCTGTCCGATGCCTTATTAAATTTGCTCATGTACTATACGAAATCGAGTAACTTTGTCATCCGTTAAACATTTCATCAAATATTGTGTTCATTGTTAGGAAAAAGTATCATTTTTATCCCTAATCTCTAATGGAGCTAACATGAGGATAATTTTAAATCATAGTAAAAAACATAtggatagtttttttttttttttttccgaaaaatTTAGACACAGAAGTTCAACCATTTCAGGCTGGACCTTTGTTAATGGCAAGGACAAATACATAACAATTTGCTAACAACAAGAGTAAGAATAAGCCAAAAGCATAACGGAGGACAAATTGAACAATTTCGGGTAAAATAAAGGCAAATTTATCCTTTATAGAATTAGAAGGGAATCGAAGTGGTGCCATTGCCAGCAGTTTAGGGATTCTTCCTTTTTCATTGCCAGCCAAGCCTAGTTCGAAAAACCCGAGCTGGAGTGCTTGTGAAGTTTTTGGGGCCAGAAAACGACCAATCATTGCTCTCTCTTCCTTAGAGCTGGCTTGTATTTACCCTTTTGTTTTTTCCCCAACTCTTTTCTTGTTCTTGTATATACCAATTCACCTTCTCTCCATTAGTTAGTAAATTATAACTTAGTTGTTGGAACTAATCATGTACTTACTTTATTAATTACACTACTAAAAGCTTATCGCAAGTCTCCAAAAGGGTTTGTTTAACTACACTTTTGTCAGAGTTGACATTTTAACTCGAGATATAACCACTCTTTAGTCTTCTGCTAGTAGCTTGTTTCATTTATACACTTTTTTGCTGCTTTTAGGAGGCTAAGAATAAGGATATCTCGTGTGAAACCTCTTAAGAATCTGTCGTTATTTGTAAAAGAAAAATCAGGGATCATGTCTGAGATCCCAAAACCACAGAGTTAAAAGCAttcatttaaaaataataaactttgagaTTGAGCAGTTGAGAAGAATAATATCCAATTACTAGGAATAAATCTTGAAACGCGTTGTTCCAACTAACAGAAAGATTAAGTAAACAGGTTGTCATTTCCCCTAACAAGTAACAGAGCCAGCGTTAAAGTATTGAACGTGAAGCTGATCATGTCCTAGTAATTTTGTTCTGATACTATTATGGTATATGTTCAAGCTTCCCCTATTTTTGGATAAATATCTTATTCCCCTTGTCCATCTAGGCACGCCAAGTATAACGATTTCTTTTTTTCCCATCAATCAGCTATGGCATTTACACTACCCTTTGTGAATGTACCTATGTcgaacattttttttctttgattataATTTCATCTGATATATGTAACCTCGCACTTCATTGGATACTTGCTATCTCCTATTAGAACAAGTATCGTTTAACTTTTTTCATCAAGACTTAggtagattaaaaaaaaaaaaatcttctaaaaTTGGTACCCTTATCTCCAAATTTTCATCAATGTCACTGACCAGTAGGCCAAGATATGTAGCTATTCGGACTTTCTGCATCTAAGTCCACTATATAAGTATGAAATAGTAATCATGTCCAAAAAATATTGGAGAATATAGTAGATTTCTTGGGAACAGTGATGGTTAAGTAAATAATGGATCACAATGATTCAGCTGCAAGAATTGTCAATTCTTTGGTGCCTTGTTCCAGTCACTAGCTTTTCATTTCTCCATGAGTATGACCTAACCTTAAGTTGCAAGCAAATTCAAGCTCACCAATTGTGACATCTTGGGAATTGAAACGATAAAGTTTCATCTCGAGGATTCATCTAAAGGGAGtagttttttaaaaataaaacttcaTAACATTTGTCATTTGGCTCCAGCTAGAGGACTCCTTTAGTACTGAGCATAGACCGCTCACTTATGATCAAGTCTGAAGAGGTGAAAAGTAGCTAGTAGTGCAATTGATTATAGCATTGTTAATTTAGTTCTTCCCAATTAATGGTAGCTACCTAGTTAATGTCAATTACCTAAAACACTGATTAATTAGTGGGTGTTAATCACATTTAAGTCACATTGGAGTTCAAGGAAAAAGAGAAACAGGCCATGTGCAAATCCAACATAATTGCACCAATAATTAAAGGCAATCTGAGGCATTAACACATGATTGACTTGATGACATCTTATCTAATTGTACAAAT
Proteins encoded in this window:
- the LOC107798986 gene encoding uncharacterized protein LOC107798986; the encoded protein is MCSSKTKLQGSPQTISQINGRPVLQPNSNIVPLFEHRNSLKKTPPKTTSAVVLQRTNNAPPATNGNTKVKISVTTPPVSPKLKSPRQPATKRGNIDPNVLSSSGEKVLSPKGTANKTTTLLKKPKKSSWGITLPSSVENSSLKYSSSLIIEAPGSIAAARREQVATAQVQRKMKIAHYGRTKSAKYEGKVSSFDYSSPSAANPSPREEKRCSFITPNSDPLYVAYHDDEWGVPVHDDNLHFELLVLTGAQVGSDWTSVLKRRQDFRDAFSGFDPEIVSKYNEKKITSTSAEYGIELSQVRGAVDNSNRILEIKKVFGSFDKYLWGFVNNKPIATQYKACNKIPVKTSKSETISKDMVKRGFRYVGPTVIHSFMQAAGLTNDHLTTCPRHVKCVALATQRPPAL